One genomic region from Colletes latitarsis isolate SP2378_abdomen chromosome 10, iyColLati1, whole genome shotgun sequence encodes:
- the Med gene encoding smad/Smad4 homolog Medea isoform X6 — MVGLAGGGGHLYPSPPMQPNPELREMTGIAPSAPTSADACLSIVHSLMCHRQGGESEGFSKRAIESLVKKLKEKRDELDSLITAITTNGAHPSKCVTIQRTLDGRLQVAGRKGFPHVIYARIWRWPDLHKNELKHVKYCQFAFDLKCDSVCVNPYHYERVVSPGIDPFFTDLSGLTLQSGVGVGPGGRLVKDEYSVGGGGNAAAGAVGSAMDVDGEMNQTIQHHPPAQPTSSNNTQSSQQTFIPGLTPSNPSSQQQSLSTSSGGNGAQMLSPSQGQSTEAFYGTNTPPQDLNQPPSVDALTASLGEGQSSPVSPVHIHHPNGFPVGTAAYNSGAPQWTGANTLKYHPTSYWGGHGGEVGGNIGGLLSTQPAPEYWCSVGYFELDTQVGETFKVSSGCPTFTVDGYVDPSGGNRFCLGALSNVHRTEQSEKARLHIGKGVVLDLRGEGDVWLRCQSEHSVFVQSYYLDREAGRAPGDAVHKIYPSAYIKVFDLRQCHKQMRGQAATAQAAAAAQAAAVAGHLTHGAPITKSLSAAAGIGVDDLRRLCILRLSFVKGWGPDYRRQSIKETPCWIEVHLHRALQLLDEVLHTMPIDGPRGIE, encoded by the exons ATGGTTGGATTGGCGGGCGGGGGAGGTCATCTGTATCCCTCGCCCCCAATGCAACCTAATCCAGAGT TGAGAGAAATGACAGGTATCGCTCCTAGTGCTCCAACTAGTGCAGATGCTTGTTTAAGTATAGTTCATTCGCTAATGTGTCATCGACAAGGTGGTGAAAGCGAAGGATTCAGCAAGCGTGCCATCGAGTCTTTGGTAAAGAAACTTAAA GAAAAACGAGACGAATTGGATAGCTTAATAACTGCTATCACTACAAATGGAGCACATCCCAGTAAATGTGTTACGATACAGAGAACTCTTGATGGTAGGCTACAAGTTGCTGGCCGTAAGGGTTTCCCACATGTTATTTATGCACGTATCTGGAGATGGCCAGATTTACACAAAAATGAATTAAAACATGTCAAATATTGCCAGTTTGCTTTTGACTTAAAGTGTGATTCTGTATGTGTAAATCCATATCACTATGAGAGAGTTGTATCTCCTGGCATAG ACCCGTTCTTTACAGACCTGTCTGGGCTGACTCTGCAATCAGGAGTAGGCGTTGGACCAGGTGGTAGATTGGTCAAAGACGAATACTCGGTTGGCGGTGGAGGAAATGCAGCGGCTGGAGCAGTAGGATCTGCAATGGATGTTGATGGGGAAATGAATCAAACCATTCAGCATCATCCGCCTGCTCAACCTACTTCGTCTAATAACACTCAATCATCTCAGCAAACttttataccaggcctaacaccatCTAATCCAa GTAGCCAACAACAATCATTGAGTACATCGAGTGGAGGCAATGGTGCGCAAATGCTCAGTCCTTCGCAAGGACAATCTACCGAAGCTTTTTACGGAACTAATACACCTCCTCAAGACCTTAATCAACCTCCAAGCGTCGATGCATTAACAGCATCTTTAG gtGAAGGTCAGAGCTCTCCTGTATCGCCTGTACATATTCATCATCCAAATGGATTTCCAGTCGGTACGGCTGCGTACAATTCGGGAGCACCACAATGGACTGGAGCCAATACTCTCAAATATCATCCTACTTCTTACT GGGGTGGTCACGGCGGTGAAGTAGGTGGAAACATTGGTGGTTTACTCTCTACACAGCCAGCACCGGAATATTGGTGTTCTGTTGGCTATTTTGAATTAGATACACAAGTAGGTGAGACGTTTAAAGTAAGCAGCGGTTGCCCTACTTTCACTGTTGATGGATATGTTGATCCAAGTGGCGGTAATAGATTTTGTTTAGGAGCGTTGAGCAATGTACACAGAACAGAACAAAGTGAAAAGGCACGTCTTCACATAG GAAAAGGAGTTGTGTTAGATTTAAGGGGTGAAGGAGACGTTTGGTTGAGATGTCAAAGCGAACATAGTGTTTTTGTACAGTCTTATTATTTAGACAGAGAAGCAGGTCGTGCACCCGGTGATGCAGTACATAAAATTTATCCCTCCGCATATATTAAAGTTTTCGATTTACGACAGTGTCACAAACAAATGAGAGGACAAGCCGCTACTGCTCAAGCCGCAGCTGCGGCACAAGCTGCTGCTGTAGCAGGTCATTTAACGCACGGTGCACCAATTACTAAAA gTCTGAGTGCAGCAGCTGGTATAGGTGTAGATGATCTCCGACGACTCTGTATTTTGCGTCTAAGTTTTGTAAAAGGTTGGGGTCCTGATTACCGTCGACAAAGTATAAAAGAAACTCCGTGCTGGATAGAG GTACATTTGCATAGAGCTCTTCAATTACTGGATGAAGTTTTACACACTATGCCAATTGATGGTCCACGGGGaattgaataa